A single window of Salvia splendens isolate huo1 chromosome 8, SspV2, whole genome shotgun sequence DNA harbors:
- the LOC121745907 gene encoding uncharacterized protein LOC121745907, with protein MILAFERGSPEWWRDVTPPPPPQPQDRRIEELFLKQCPPVFNGLGDPKEAETWVKALERLFDFLRFPDKDRLRCASFQLIESADLWWEARKKTITLGQLEWTTWEQFKTEFYNKYVPLNYRREKEVEFCNLRQGPMSVTDYDRLLCDMSKYAPEQVDTDEKMARKFRAGLRHEIRMALVRHGRLTYPESL; from the coding sequence ATGATACTAGCGTTCGAGAGAGGGAGTCCTGAATGGTGGCGCGATGTGACACCACCGCCACCGCCCCAACCACAAGATCGTCGGATCGAGGAACTTTTCCTAAAGCAGTGTCCGCCGGTATTCAATGGTTTGGGAGACCCGAAAGAAGCTGAGACTTGGGTCAAGGCACTAGAACGCCTATTTGACTTCCTACGTTTCCCGGACAAAGACCGACTGAGATGTGCATCATTCCAGCTGATTGAATCTGCGGATTTGTGGTGGGAAGCGAGAAAGAAAACAATAACTCTAGGACAATTGGAGTGGACTACTTGGGAACAATTCAAGACTGAGTTTTATAATAAGTATGTTCCCCTGAACTATCGAAGGGAAAAGGAAGTGGAATTCTGTAACTTGAGACAAGGACCGATGTCCGTGACAGACTACGATCGGTTGCTCTGCGATATGTCCAAATATGCACCGGAGCAGGTGGATACTGATGAGAAAATGGCTAGGAAATTTcgtgccggtctgaggcacgaaattcGAATGGCGTTGGTTCGCCACGGGAGGTTGACATACCCTGAATCTCTATGA